The DNA region GGAGATACCATTTAGCCCAGGCAGAATTAGGAACGGCAAACAGAACGAGCATGAACAGCAAGTAACGTTTATAGGTCACAGCAGTCTCCTAAGCATGTCACGTGTTACGTGCGGCGTGATACGTTCCTCGTCTTCACGTACCACGTTCTACGCAACACGCGGTTCGCGCTCAGTTCGTCTTCGGAAAAATGATCTCGAAATTTTTCCAGTCTTCTTGGTTCATTCCCGAGCAGGCTTTGGCCCATTCCGGTGAGCTTTGTAAACTATCAGGCACCTGAGCGGGCCACCAACACATGTTGGCGCAACTCAGGAGGTCAGCCTCCATTGGTGCACACATACCGTTCACTCCACCCCACATATTCGCTTCCCACCCCGGATTGAAGATCGTCGTACACCCCGCAGGCATGGCCATACCAACGACGTCTTCTTGCGCTTCTTGTACCTTCTCAACCAGTTCTGCCTTGTGGTTCGCAGCTTTGAGGTGTTTCATGGCTATGCTCCTTAATTTTCTGTTTTCCTCACTGTAGCTTTCATAACGTAAAACGTAATGCGTAATCCGTAACCACCCCACTCTCTTTTTACGTTTTACGTATTACTTCTCACGTCAATTCCCTTGGCGCGTCCCCTCTCCCCCGTAGCACGTAGTTTTCCACAAATCCAGGATTTTTTTCTTGCAATTCCATATAGACCCGAATGCCGTACTC from Deltaproteobacteria bacterium includes:
- a CDS encoding quinohemoprotein amine dehydrogenase, with product MKHLKAANHKAELVEKVQEAQEDVVGMAMPAGCTTIFNPGWEANMWGGVNGMCAPMEADLLSCANMCWWPAQVPDSLQSSPEWAKACSGMNQEDWKNFEIIFPKTN